Proteins encoded within one genomic window of Methanothrix harundinacea 6Ac:
- a CDS encoding FprA family A-type flavoprotein codes for MGSYREISPGVYSVGVIDWDRRLFDELIPLPDGTSYNAYVVGGGEKTALIDAADPPFAEALLDNLEALGLDRIDYMVANHAEQDHSGAIPAILERYPMALVVCTPRCKELLVDHLQIPAEKFLTVEDRSTLSLGGKTLEFLYTPWVHWPETMVTYLKEDEILFPCDFFGSHYATSDLFADPKIIYEPAKRYYAEIMMPFRAVIRKNLEVVDSLEIKMIAPSHGPLHPDPSFIIEAYRDWSSEEVKNEVVIPFVSMHGSTRLMVDHLTGALIARGIGVRRFDIAVSDVGKIAEALVDAATLVLGTCTVLAGPHPNAAHVAFLANALRPKTRFATIIGSYGWGGKTVKAIQEAIPLLKVEVIEPVLAKGLPTAEDYQALDQLADEILRRHRELGIA; via the coding sequence ATGGGATCGTATAGAGAGATCAGCCCTGGGGTGTACTCCGTGGGGGTCATCGACTGGGACCGGCGGCTCTTCGACGAGCTGATACCTTTGCCGGATGGGACGAGCTACAACGCCTACGTCGTCGGAGGGGGCGAGAAGACGGCCCTCATCGACGCCGCAGATCCGCCTTTCGCGGAGGCGCTGCTGGATAACCTGGAGGCCCTCGGCCTCGACCGGATCGACTACATGGTGGCAAACCACGCCGAGCAGGACCACTCGGGGGCGATACCCGCCATCCTCGAACGGTATCCGATGGCCTTGGTGGTCTGCACCCCCCGGTGTAAAGAGCTCCTCGTCGATCACCTCCAGATCCCGGCCGAGAAGTTCCTGACCGTCGAGGACCGATCGACTCTCTCCCTGGGCGGCAAAACCCTGGAGTTCCTATACACCCCCTGGGTCCACTGGCCCGAGACGATGGTCACATACCTCAAAGAGGATGAGATCCTCTTTCCTTGCGACTTCTTCGGCTCCCATTACGCGACGAGCGACCTCTTCGCGGACCCGAAGATCATCTATGAGCCCGCCAAGAGGTACTACGCCGAGATCATGATGCCCTTCCGGGCGGTCATCAGAAAGAACCTGGAGGTCGTCGACTCCTTGGAGATAAAGATGATCGCCCCAAGCCACGGCCCCCTCCACCCCGACCCCTCCTTCATCATCGAGGCTTATAGGGACTGGTCTTCCGAGGAGGTCAAGAACGAGGTGGTGATCCCCTTCGTCTCGATGCACGGGAGCACGAGGCTGATGGTCGACCACCTGACGGGCGCCCTCATCGCCCGGGGGATCGGGGTGAGGAGGTTTGACATCGCCGTATCAGACGTCGGCAAGATCGCCGAGGCCCTCGTCGATGCCGCTACCCTCGTCCTTGGGACCTGCACCGTCCTTGCGGGGCCCCACCCCAACGCCGCTCACGTCGCCTTCCTCGCCAACGCCCTGCGGCCGAAGACGAGGTTCGCGACGATCATCGGCTCCTACGGCTGGGGAGGCAAGACGGTGAAGGCGATCCAGGAGGCGATACCCCTCCTGAAGGTGGAGGTGATCGAGCCGGTCCTGGCGAAGGGTCTCCCCACGGCGGAGGATTATCAGGCCCTAGACCAGCTCGCCGACGAGATCCTGAGGAGGCACCGGGAGCTGGGGATCGCCTGA
- a CDS encoding ATP-binding protein yields MKILGFFGKGGTGKTTLTALILRELVRRREGTVLAVDADANECLASVLGADGTPTLSDMLQKYKRQREESPELTGIDIFQNLFDSLLMEGEQDGYEMLIMGRGEGSGCFCAVNDLLQAVFEKTVEGGTYSYLLMDCEAGVEHIARKTSGKINDAIIVTDASKVSLDTLKRIRDVASEVGATIERYYVVANKTRPEMLEKVKEAAESLGFKYLGAIPEDPNFTEVAYQGKTVFDLPDDSPAVEAARKITDQILGA; encoded by the coding sequence ATGAAGATCCTGGGGTTCTTCGGAAAGGGCGGGACCGGCAAGACCACCCTCACCGCCCTGATCCTCCGGGAGCTGGTGAGGCGGAGAGAGGGTACCGTCCTCGCCGTCGATGCCGACGCCAACGAGTGTCTTGCAAGCGTCCTCGGAGCTGATGGGACGCCGACCCTCTCCGATATGCTCCAGAAGTACAAGAGGCAGAGGGAGGAGAGCCCGGAGCTGACGGGGATCGACATATTCCAGAACCTCTTTGACTCCCTCCTGATGGAGGGGGAGCAGGACGGCTACGAGATGCTGATCATGGGCCGGGGCGAGGGGTCCGGCTGCTTCTGCGCCGTCAACGACCTCCTCCAGGCAGTCTTCGAGAAGACCGTCGAGGGCGGCACCTACAGCTACCTCCTGATGGACTGCGAGGCGGGGGTGGAGCACATCGCGAGGAAGACCTCGGGGAAGATCAACGACGCCATCATCGTCACCGACGCGTCCAAGGTGAGCCTCGACACCCTGAAGCGGATTAGGGATGTCGCCTCGGAGGTGGGGGCGACGATCGAGCGGTACTACGTCGTCGCCAACAAGACCAGGCCCGAGATGCTGGAGAAGGTCAAAGAGGCAGCGGAGAGCCTGGGGTTCAAGTACCTGGGCGCCATCCCCGAGGACCCCAACTTCACGGAGGTCGCCTACCAGGGGAAGACCGTCTTCGACCTCCCCGACGACTCCCCGGCGGTCGAGGCCGCGCGAAAGATCACTGACCAGATCCTGGGAGCCTGA
- the msrA gene encoding peptide-methionine (S)-S-oxide reductase MsrA, which produces MVIKLNENYQRGIEGHELKKATFAAGCFWGVEAAFRDLEGVISTAVGYTGGSTTNPTYEEVCTDRTGHAEAVEVVYDPKVVSFEELLDLFWSIHDPTTMNRQGPDVGSQYRSAIFFHDPEQEAEARAKMERLQSSGLYRREIVTEIVPASGFYRAEEYHQQYFEKHGRRSCRIW; this is translated from the coding sequence GTGGTGATAAAATTGAACGAAAATTATCAGAGAGGGATAGAGGGGCATGAATTGAAGAAGGCCACCTTCGCTGCCGGCTGCTTCTGGGGGGTGGAGGCCGCCTTCCGGGATCTGGAGGGGGTCATCTCGACGGCCGTCGGCTACACCGGCGGGTCCACGACGAACCCGACCTATGAGGAGGTCTGCACCGACCGGACAGGCCACGCCGAGGCGGTGGAGGTGGTCTACGACCCAAAGGTCGTCTCCTTCGAGGAGCTCCTCGACCTCTTCTGGTCGATCCACGACCCCACCACGATGAACCGACAGGGGCCCGACGTGGGGAGCCAGTACCGCTCGGCGATCTTCTTCCACGATCCCGAGCAGGAGGCGGAGGCCCGGGCGAAGATGGAGAGGCTCCAGAGCTCCGGCCTTTATAGGAGGGAGATCGTCACCGAGATCGTCCCCGCCTCCGGGTTTTATCGGGCCGAGGAGTACCACCAGCAGTACTTCGAGAAGCACGGAAGGAGGAGCTGCAGGATCTGGTGA
- a CDS encoding ketopantoate reductase family protein — MTKVLIYGAGAIGSFFGYLLSEQELEDGAGSAGEEGTGAEDTKRGALPAVEEVALLGRPGHIERIRERGLLVTLAEKDSPLSIRFRHAFAGLGEFAQSDFAPEVVIVTVKTYSLPAVAEEIKGSGLLTGKLSDSRFVLLMNGMGNRERFDLSGARIYEAITSFGVVLSGDGRIGLKGQGKTVFEEGIGEDLERFIGARLAEKGFLAEFAPDFRRQQWMKLFANAVINPITALTREKNGIVLSPHLAPVVELIVQECVAVAEKEGESFDEPAVLEFVRTVAENTAANTSSMLQDVLRGRETEIDAINGFVLDRARRHAMEAPANEMLWGMVGAIENGGI, encoded by the coding sequence ATGACGAAGGTCCTGATCTACGGGGCGGGGGCGATCGGCTCCTTCTTCGGCTACCTCCTCTCGGAGCAGGAATTGGAGGATGGAGCCGGATCGGCGGGGGAAGAGGGGACCGGGGCGGAAGATACGAAGAGGGGCGCTCTCCCCGCCGTCGAGGAGGTCGCCCTCCTGGGAAGGCCCGGCCACATCGAGAGGATAAGGGAGCGGGGCCTTCTGGTCACCCTCGCCGAAAAAGATAGCCCCCTCTCGATCCGCTTCAGACACGCCTTCGCGGGCCTCGGCGAATTCGCGCAGTCGGATTTCGCCCCCGAGGTCGTCATCGTCACCGTCAAGACCTATTCTCTCCCTGCCGTCGCGGAGGAGATCAAGGGATCCGGCCTCCTGACGGGAAAGCTCTCGGACTCCCGGTTCGTCCTCCTGATGAACGGGATGGGAAACCGGGAGCGTTTTGACCTCTCCGGAGCCAGGATCTACGAAGCTATCACCTCCTTCGGCGTCGTCCTCTCCGGGGACGGGAGGATCGGGCTGAAGGGGCAGGGAAAGACCGTCTTCGAGGAGGGGATCGGCGAGGATCTGGAGCGGTTCATCGGGGCCCGGCTTGCTGAGAAGGGCTTTCTCGCGGAGTTCGCGCCGGACTTCCGGCGCCAGCAGTGGATGAAGCTCTTCGCGAACGCCGTCATAAACCCCATCACCGCCCTCACCCGGGAGAAGAACGGGATCGTCCTCTCCCCTCATCTTGCGCCGGTCGTCGAGCTGATTGTCCAAGAGTGCGTCGCCGTCGCTGAAAAGGAGGGGGAGAGTTTTGATGAGCCTGCAGTCCTGGAGTTCGTCCGGACCGTCGCCGAGAATACGGCCGCCAACACCTCCAGCATGCTCCAGGACGTCCTCCGGGGGAGGGAGACGGAGATCGACGCGATAAACGGCTTCGTCCTCGATCGGGCGAGGAGGCATGCGATGGAGGCCCCGGCGAACGAGATGCTGTGGGGGATGGTGGGAGCGATCGAGAATGGTGGGATATGA
- a CDS encoding sulfite exporter TauE/SafE family protein produces the protein MELIFAFGLVLAGVAAGFASGMLGVGGCFIMVPVQLWVLTASGIEPTMATRIAFGTALAVALPTAINAALGHHRRGAVVPRAALLLGLAGLVGAFLGGAVTAKAPGDLLRIAFGLVVIAAALRMATAPDLTAGGGEGDGTIPRSDGCYLLLGLPLGFISGLVGIGGGVMMVPVLSTAMGLGIHRAVGTSSAAIILTSSGGVLSYVYHGLGVPGLPPFSLGYLNLLQVALLAGASIPTARIGVRAAHRIRADRLRKVFTLLMVYIGLEMMGAFEVLRVTV, from the coding sequence GTGGAGCTGATATTCGCCTTCGGCCTCGTTCTCGCCGGAGTCGCCGCAGGCTTCGCCTCCGGGATGCTGGGGGTCGGAGGATGCTTCATCATGGTCCCGGTCCAGCTCTGGGTCCTCACCGCTTCGGGGATCGAGCCGACGATGGCGACCCGGATCGCCTTTGGGACCGCCCTGGCCGTCGCCCTCCCCACCGCCATCAACGCCGCCCTCGGCCACCATCGGAGGGGGGCGGTCGTACCCCGGGCAGCCCTCCTCCTCGGCCTCGCCGGCCTAGTCGGCGCCTTCCTCGGGGGGGCGGTGACGGCTAAAGCCCCGGGAGACCTCCTACGAATCGCCTTCGGCCTCGTGGTGATCGCGGCGGCCCTGCGGATGGCGACCGCCCCCGACCTCACCGCCGGAGGGGGCGAGGGCGACGGCACCATCCCGAGGAGCGACGGATGCTACCTCCTCCTGGGCCTCCCCCTCGGCTTCATATCCGGCCTCGTCGGGATCGGCGGCGGGGTGATGATGGTCCCGGTCCTCTCGACGGCGATGGGCCTCGGGATCCACAGGGCGGTGGGGACCTCCTCCGCCGCCATCATCCTCACCTCCTCGGGAGGGGTCCTCTCCTACGTCTACCACGGCCTCGGCGTCCCCGGCCTCCCCCCCTTCAGCCTGGGTTACCTCAACCTACTCCAGGTGGCGCTCCTCGCCGGAGCCAGCATCCCCACCGCCCGGATCGGCGTCAGAGCCGCCCATCGGATCCGGGCCGACCGGCTGAGGAAGGTCTTCACCCTCCTGATGGTCTACATCGGCCTGGAGATGATGGGGGCGTTCGAGGTTCTCCGCGTCACCGTGTGA
- a CDS encoding MBL fold metallo-hydrolase — protein sequence MLFERVESEGLAHYSYIVGDGNEAVVIDPRRDCEVYRRMAEREGMGIATILETHRNEDYIIGSLELAARTGAEVFHADGHLDYRYGDAVEDGMRWKVGRLEIEAISTPGHTLGSMSYLLRDARGDPWIVFTGDALFAGDLGRVDFMGMDRAEEMAGLLYESIFDRLLPLGDGVIACPAHGAGSACAASIADRKWTTLGIERKRNPKLQVGGVEEFVEKMAVELEMPPYFREMERLNLAGAPHLATLPDPATISPEEFEESAEDGLVLDTRTELAFGAAHVPGALNIWLAGVPSFAGWFLPYDRDILLVDETSDLSIATRRLRRIGYDRLAGHLAGGMVAWHMAGKKSDSIATATVPDLCARLDSEEKENAWILDVRGDDEVKRSGRITGAHQIHITKLPERIREVPRNRPVYIFCGSGLRSMVAASILRREGLEEMTVILGGLAAWSSAKCPVVK from the coding sequence ATGCTCTTTGAGAGAGTAGAATCGGAGGGGCTCGCCCACTACTCCTACATCGTGGGCGACGGAAACGAGGCCGTGGTGATCGACCCCCGGAGGGACTGCGAGGTCTACCGGAGGATGGCGGAGAGGGAGGGGATGGGGATCGCCACCATCCTGGAGACCCACAGAAACGAGGACTACATCATCGGCTCCCTGGAGCTCGCGGCCCGGACCGGGGCCGAGGTCTTCCACGCCGACGGCCACCTCGACTACCGGTACGGCGATGCGGTAGAAGACGGGATGAGATGGAAGGTCGGAAGGCTCGAGATCGAGGCGATCTCCACCCCCGGCCACACCCTCGGCTCCATGAGCTACCTCCTCCGGGACGCCAGAGGCGATCCCTGGATCGTCTTCACCGGGGACGCCCTCTTCGCCGGAGACCTGGGGAGGGTGGACTTCATGGGGATGGACCGGGCCGAGGAGATGGCAGGCCTCCTGTACGAATCGATCTTCGACCGGCTCCTCCCCCTGGGGGACGGGGTGATCGCCTGCCCGGCCCACGGGGCCGGGTCGGCCTGTGCTGCCTCCATAGCCGATAGGAAGTGGACGACCCTGGGGATCGAGCGGAAGAGAAACCCCAAGCTTCAGGTCGGTGGTGTAGAGGAGTTCGTCGAGAAGATGGCGGTGGAGCTGGAGATGCCCCCCTACTTCCGGGAGATGGAGCGGCTGAACCTGGCGGGAGCCCCCCACCTCGCCACCCTCCCCGACCCCGCCACCATCTCGCCGGAGGAGTTCGAAGAATCGGCGGAGGATGGACTGGTCCTCGACACCCGGACGGAGCTCGCCTTCGGGGCGGCCCACGTCCCGGGGGCCCTCAACATCTGGCTTGCGGGGGTTCCGAGCTTCGCCGGCTGGTTTTTGCCCTACGACAGGGATATCCTCCTGGTCGATGAGACCAGCGACCTTAGCATCGCGACCCGGCGGCTGCGGCGGATCGGCTACGACCGCCTCGCCGGCCACCTCGCCGGGGGGATGGTCGCCTGGCACATGGCCGGAAAGAAGAGCGATTCGATCGCCACCGCTACCGTCCCCGACCTCTGCGCGCGCCTCGACAGCGAAGAGAAGGAGAACGCCTGGATCCTGGACGTCCGGGGCGACGACGAGGTGAAGAGGTCCGGGAGGATCACCGGAGCCCACCAGATCCACATAACAAAGCTTCCCGAACGGATCCGCGAGGTGCCGAGGAACCGGCCCGTCTACATCTTCTGCGGGAGCGGCCTGCGGTCGATGGTGGCCGCATCGATCCTCCGGCGGGAGGGGCTGGAGGAGATGACGGTGATCCTGGGGGGGCTTGCCGCCTGGTCCTCGGCGAAGTGCCCGGTGGTGAAGTAG
- a CDS encoding class I SAM-dependent methyltransferase, translating to MEKTEPINESRWNKTYFDEVFKKEDPWMYFSSDYEQKKYIRQLSLLVDRKPTPNRILEIGCAEAAQTRMIIQAFPEAEVVAVDISSNAIRRAKENLKSNNVTFLDADILECIANIDDKYFDIIIWSESLYYVGDRLSTRDIFELFEKITNKLNNAGILCMANIINQQNGPEYFITKEAIMNSYFSLLASLMENIHKSRFVEQKKSSGNYHEYQIWLFERNSGDDENGNGLKCRD from the coding sequence ATGGAGAAAACAGAACCTATAAATGAATCTAGGTGGAATAAAACATATTTTGACGAAGTTTTTAAAAAGGAAGATCCTTGGATGTATTTTTCTTCTGATTACGAACAAAAAAAATATATTCGGCAGTTATCCCTTTTAGTTGATCGTAAACCAACGCCTAATAGGATATTGGAAATCGGGTGTGCAGAAGCAGCTCAGACGAGAATGATTATTCAAGCCTTTCCTGAAGCAGAAGTGGTGGCTGTTGATATATCTTCAAATGCCATCAGAAGGGCTAAAGAAAACTTGAAATCTAATAATGTTACCTTTTTGGATGCGGACATATTAGAATGCATCGCTAATATAGACGACAAATATTTTGATATTATTATTTGGTCTGAGTCTCTTTATTATGTTGGTGATCGTCTTAGTACGAGAGACATATTTGAGCTATTTGAGAAAATAACAAATAAATTGAATAATGCAGGTATTTTGTGCATGGCAAACATAATAAATCAACAAAATGGCCCAGAATATTTTATAACAAAAGAGGCTATTATGAATAGTTATTTTTCATTATTAGCTAGCCTCATGGAAAACATTCATAAATCCCGGTTTGTTGAACAAAAAAAGAGTTCCGGAAACTACCATGAATATCAAATATGGTTATTTGAAAGAAATAGTGGAGATGACGAAAATGGTAATGGACTTAAATGTCGAGATTAG
- a CDS encoding 30S ribosomal protein S3ae, with translation MARRSQRKSDSRKVKTKQWYKVVGPEMFGKSPVGETLASDPSNLMGRVIETTLGELTNNFSKQNTKLKFRVDQVAGDSAYTSFVGHELTSDYVRSLVKRRTSRIDSIIDVTTSDGYRVRVKPSCFTVKRARTTQVKTIRNIASNIIQEKAGTLDLNQFIQEVVLGRLSLDIYKDAKDIYPLRRVEIRKTEILAGPVAS, from the coding sequence TTGGCGAGAAGGTCACAGAGGAAGTCTGACAGCAGGAAGGTCAAGACGAAGCAGTGGTACAAGGTCGTGGGCCCCGAGATGTTCGGAAAGTCTCCCGTCGGGGAGACCCTGGCGAGCGACCCGAGCAACCTGATGGGAAGGGTCATCGAGACGACCCTAGGGGAGCTGACTAATAACTTCTCTAAGCAGAACACCAAGCTGAAGTTCAGGGTGGACCAGGTGGCTGGCGACTCCGCCTACACCAGCTTCGTCGGCCACGAGCTGACGAGCGACTACGTCCGGTCCCTGGTGAAGAGGAGGACCTCCCGGATCGACTCCATCATCGACGTCACCACCAGCGACGGCTACCGGGTCCGGGTGAAGCCGAGCTGCTTCACCGTAAAGCGCGCCAGGACCACCCAGGTCAAGACGATCAGAAACATCGCCTCGAATATAATTCAGGAGAAGGCGGGGACCCTGGACTTAAACCAGTTCATCCAGGAGGTCGTCCTCGGGAGGCTCTCCCTCGACATATACAAGGACGCAAAGGACATCTACCCCCTGAGGCGGGTGGAGATCAGAAAGACCGAGATCCTGGCAGGGCCGGTTGCCTCATGA
- a CDS encoding DUF3656 domain-containing U32 family peptidase — translation MRKSRMPELLAPAGSWGALEAALDSGADAVYLAGKRFGARRGAENFDDSELARAIDLAHLSSVRVYVAVNTLIPEAELEEVAAHLLSLYEAGADAVLVQDLGVVSLARDLVPELELHASTQMTITSIEGARWAADMGLSRAVLARELSLAEVEEIARASPIELEVFVHGALCYSYSGQCLLSSVIGGRSGNRGSCAQPCRKPYRLLRSRRRDAFGRPLQLEEIPTEGRYLLSTRDLSVYPHIEDLARASIAALKIEGRMRSPEYVRTVVSIYRRALDGISEGGWSPSEEDERDLALAFNRTFTPGCIGGAPRGDLVSAERPDHRGLWIGKVVSWDRRGGASVRVEGSVLPEVGDGLVILSGGREVGLVVRSLKSSQGGTLSLAMGERVDGGAEVFLTRRASLGRRPGPRSRREIPIDLSVRWEGRRPVLEGKAHLPDGKVVATHLESDFAMELARERPLSAEEIEAQLRKTGGTPFAIGTVEMDYPGRLFAPLGEINRLRREFLELAEREVIASYRPAEGAAVMAGARLSRFIGGRRAAPRRPSSSKNGLSISVYADSLAAVAGAAEGGSRRIYFEPPVGIGTRRRCSPKDTGPAEVLEILGRAGEVTSDTGADLVWKWPRITRRRFLDSALSLLKEVEVAEVMVEGVGLAGAVKEGRPDMRVSASVGLNVWNSLAVELLAPELSRLTLSPELSAREVEELCGRARSTSEPPDLEVLVQGNVEAMVAENCLLSSAPGCEEVAASGDPFWGIEDETGRVFPVRADGEGRTHVQNAVELSLLDQLPKLAGLGVSSIAIDARGRTAEYARRIVEIYDDALKGGDLDRLRREAREISLGGTTGGAFLRGRRE, via the coding sequence ATGCGGAAGAGCCGGATGCCGGAGCTCCTCGCCCCCGCCGGGTCCTGGGGGGCTCTGGAGGCGGCGTTGGATTCGGGGGCCGACGCCGTCTACCTCGCCGGAAAGAGGTTTGGGGCGAGGAGGGGGGCGGAGAACTTCGACGATTCCGAGCTGGCGAGGGCGATCGACCTCGCCCACCTCTCCTCGGTCAGGGTTTACGTCGCCGTCAACACCCTCATCCCCGAGGCGGAGCTCGAGGAGGTCGCCGCCCACCTCCTCTCCCTCTATGAGGCCGGGGCCGACGCCGTCCTCGTCCAGGACCTCGGCGTCGTCAGCCTCGCGAGGGATCTCGTCCCGGAGCTGGAGCTCCACGCCTCGACCCAGATGACGATAACTTCCATCGAAGGGGCGAGGTGGGCCGCCGATATGGGCCTCTCGCGGGCCGTCCTCGCCCGGGAGCTCAGCCTCGCCGAGGTGGAGGAGATCGCCAGAGCCTCTCCTATCGAGCTCGAGGTCTTCGTCCACGGCGCCCTCTGCTACTCCTACTCCGGCCAGTGCCTCCTCTCCTCAGTGATCGGCGGGAGAAGCGGAAACCGCGGATCCTGCGCCCAGCCCTGCAGAAAGCCCTATCGACTCCTGAGGTCCCGGAGGCGGGACGCCTTCGGAAGGCCCCTCCAGCTGGAGGAGATCCCCACCGAAGGTAGGTACCTCCTCTCCACGAGAGACCTCTCCGTCTACCCCCATATCGAGGATCTGGCACGGGCTTCCATCGCGGCACTGAAGATCGAGGGGAGGATGAGGTCTCCCGAGTACGTAAGAACCGTCGTCTCCATTTATAGGCGGGCCCTGGACGGCATATCCGAGGGCGGATGGTCCCCTTCTGAGGAGGACGAGAGGGACCTCGCCCTCGCCTTCAACCGGACTTTCACTCCTGGATGCATAGGCGGAGCCCCTCGCGGCGACCTCGTCTCCGCCGAGAGGCCCGACCACCGCGGGCTATGGATCGGGAAGGTCGTCTCCTGGGACCGGCGGGGCGGGGCATCGGTGAGGGTCGAGGGGTCAGTCCTCCCGGAGGTGGGGGACGGCCTTGTCATCCTATCCGGCGGAAGGGAGGTGGGGCTGGTGGTCCGATCCCTCAAATCGTCTCAGGGGGGTACCCTCAGCCTCGCCATGGGGGAGCGCGTCGATGGGGGCGCAGAGGTCTTCCTCACCCGGAGGGCCTCTCTCGGAAGACGGCCGGGGCCCCGGTCCAGGAGGGAGATCCCCATCGACCTCTCGGTCCGATGGGAGGGGAGAAGGCCGGTCCTGGAAGGAAAGGCCCATCTTCCGGACGGGAAGGTCGTCGCCACCCATCTTGAGTCGGACTTCGCGATGGAGCTGGCGAGAGAGAGGCCCCTCTCGGCCGAGGAGATCGAGGCCCAGCTCCGGAAGACGGGCGGAACCCCCTTCGCCATCGGGACTGTGGAGATGGATTATCCCGGCCGCCTCTTCGCCCCCCTGGGGGAGATAAACCGGCTCCGGCGGGAGTTTCTGGAGCTGGCCGAGCGAGAGGTGATAGCCTCCTATAGGCCGGCCGAAGGGGCGGCGGTGATGGCCGGGGCGAGGCTTTCTCGGTTCATTGGAGGGCGAAGGGCCGCGCCGAGGAGGCCTTCCTCTTCCAAGAATGGGCTATCGATCTCCGTCTACGCCGACTCCCTCGCCGCCGTCGCCGGGGCGGCGGAAGGAGGATCCCGCCGAATCTACTTCGAGCCGCCGGTGGGGATCGGTACCAGGAGGAGGTGCAGCCCAAAAGATACAGGCCCCGCCGAGGTCCTGGAGATCCTGGGGCGGGCGGGGGAGGTCACTTCTGACACCGGGGCCGACCTCGTATGGAAGTGGCCGAGGATCACAAGGCGGAGGTTCCTCGACTCCGCCCTTTCCCTCCTGAAGGAGGTGGAGGTGGCGGAGGTGATGGTGGAGGGGGTGGGGCTCGCCGGGGCTGTCAAGGAAGGGAGGCCGGATATGAGGGTCTCAGCCTCCGTCGGCCTCAACGTCTGGAACAGCCTCGCCGTCGAGCTCCTGGCGCCGGAGCTATCCAGGCTGACCCTCTCGCCGGAGCTCTCGGCCCGGGAGGTGGAGGAGTTATGCGGAAGGGCCCGGTCGACCTCAGAACCCCCCGATCTGGAGGTCCTTGTCCAGGGGAACGTCGAGGCGATGGTCGCCGAGAACTGCCTCCTCTCCTCGGCCCCGGGATGCGAGGAGGTGGCCGCCTCCGGTGACCCCTTCTGGGGGATCGAGGACGAGACCGGGAGGGTCTTTCCCGTCCGCGCCGACGGGGAGGGCAGGACTCACGTCCAGAACGCCGTGGAGCTCTCCCTCCTGGACCAGCTGCCGAAGCTCGCCGGATTGGGCGTCTCCTCCATCGCCATCGACGCCCGGGGGAGGACGGCGGAGTACGCCCGCCGGATCGTCGAGATCTACGACGATGCGCTGAAAGGCGGCGACCTCGACCGGCTCAGGAGGGAGGCGAGGGAGATCTCCCTCGGGGGGACCACCGGCGGGGCATTCCTCCGGGGAAGGAGGGAATGA
- a CDS encoding DNA alkylation repair protein, with amino-acid sequence MKEEVISDLRRELIERADEKTRESGQRFFKEEAKFHGVKAAAVREIAKRRYRDVKDLNKKELFSLCEELLKSDYGEEAAIAFEWAYSLRKRYEPADFAVFEGWLSQYVNNWAKCDTLCNHALGTFLEMYPEYVAKLKGWTGSENRWLRRAAAVTLILPARKGLFLEDVFEISDLLLQDGDDLVQKGYGWLLKEASKSHQQEVFEYVLKKKAVMPRTALRYAIEKMPEDLRRQAMER; translated from the coding sequence ATGAAAGAAGAAGTCATCTCCGATCTGAGGCGCGAGCTTATAGAGAGAGCAGATGAGAAGACGAGGGAGAGCGGCCAGCGGTTCTTCAAAGAGGAGGCGAAGTTCCACGGGGTGAAGGCCGCCGCTGTGAGGGAGATAGCCAAGAGGCGGTATCGGGATGTCAAGGACCTGAATAAAAAAGAGCTATTCTCCCTATGCGAGGAGCTTTTGAAGTCCGACTACGGCGAGGAGGCAGCCATAGCCTTCGAGTGGGCCTACTCCCTGAGGAAGAGGTACGAGCCCGCCGACTTTGCCGTCTTCGAGGGGTGGCTCTCCCAATACGTCAACAACTGGGCGAAGTGCGACACCCTCTGTAACCACGCCCTGGGCACCTTCCTCGAGATGTACCCCGAGTACGTGGCGAAGCTGAAGGGCTGGACTGGATCAGAGAACCGGTGGCTGAGGCGGGCGGCGGCGGTGACCCTCATCCTCCCGGCCCGGAAGGGGCTCTTCCTGGAGGACGTCTTCGAGATATCCGACCTCCTCCTCCAGGACGGCGACGACTTAGTCCAGAAGGGGTACGGCTGGCTGCTGAAGGAGGCGAGCAAGAGCCACCAGCAGGAGGTCTTCGAGTACGTGTTGAAGAAGAAGGCCGTGATGCCCCGGACTGCCCTCCGATACGCCATCGAGAAGATGCCCGAGGACCTCCGGCGACAGGCGATGGAGAGGTGA